From Pseudodesulfovibrio alkaliphilus:
ACATTCGCAAACAAGAGCAGGAAGATAAGCGAATCGAACAACTGAAATTCCGCCTTTAGGCGGTTCTTAAAGCCGCTTTGAGCGGCTCACAAACTCAAGCCCCCGGCTTTGCCGGGGGTCATGACTCGAGGGTGCGCCGGTACCGTTTGAGTCCGAGAATCACCACAACGAGCCAGAAGAGAAGGATGGGCCAGACGATGTGGCGAGGCGTTCGGCAAGGCCAAGGAGGTCCGAAGCCAACGCCGGCGTCATCTCGCAGGTGGCTATAGAATAGGGTTCTGGCATAGGCGACGAACCATGAGCCTGTCACGTTAAGAATGGCTGTTTGTAATCGTTCCGTCACATGCCCTTGGTACCATGCTTAATCAATAAATTGTAAGGAGGACAGTATGTTCAAGAACCTGCTGATGATTGGGGCCGTCTGCCTTTTCATGATATCGACCACGGCTCAGGCCGAAACGCTCGGGGGCCTCGCTTTTTCTGATACGACGCCCCATGCTGCAGCCATGAGGCCCAAGGATGATTTCACCATTGTCGGCACCGAAGATTTGATGGGCATGAAGGCAATCAACAAGGATGGTACCGTGCGGGCCATTGTCGAGATTCCGACAGGCACCTCGGCCAAATGGGAGGTCAGCAAGGACGACCCCAAGGCCATCTATTGGGAATTCAAGAAGAGCAAGCCACGTGTGGTGAATTATCTTGGCTATCCTGGTAATTATGGCGCCATTCCGGGGACCGCCCTACCCAAGGAATTGGGCGGTGACGGCGACCCGCTGGATGTGATCGTGCTGGGTCAGGCCGTGCCACGTGGCACGGTTATCGATGTTCGCGTGATCGGTGTTCTGAAGATGCTCGACGACGGCGAACAGGATGACAAGCTGATCGCGGTGCTGACCAAGGATT
This genomic window contains:
- a CDS encoding inorganic diphosphatase, with product MFKNLLMIGAVCLFMISTTAQAETLGGLAFSDTTPHAAAMRPKDDFTIVGTEDLMGMKAINKDGTVRAIVEIPTGTSAKWEVSKDDPKAIYWEFKKSKPRVVNYLGYPGNYGAIPGTALPKELGGDGDPLDVIVLGQAVPRGTVIDVRVIGVLKMLDDGEQDDKLIAVLTKDSPFAHVESMTQLDAEYPGVSKIIDLWFASYKGPDGGMEGLGFEDAAAARAVLDAAAANFEAAR